One Megasphaera vaginalis (ex Bordigoni et al. 2020) genomic region harbors:
- a CDS encoding flavodoxin, whose amino-acid sequence MKSLIIYYSQTGRTKALAEKIESRFHCDVIALTPQKKYGNYLLAVLQAGWEKITRRIPGVTASIPNTSQYDAIFIGYPVWYYDVPAFMTQFLKKCDFENKTVIPFATSGSTDIIATLQTLETACAGAVVRHPFICRRRDGDTSKAWLDAIEKELSESI is encoded by the coding sequence ATGAAATCACTGATTATATATTATTCACAAACGGGCCGCACCAAAGCATTGGCCGAAAAGATCGAAAGCCGCTTTCACTGCGATGTCATCGCCTTGACGCCGCAGAAAAAATACGGTAATTATCTCCTTGCCGTTCTCCAAGCCGGCTGGGAAAAAATAACGCGCCGCATCCCCGGCGTAACAGCGTCCATACCGAATACGTCCCAGTATGACGCGATCTTTATCGGCTACCCCGTTTGGTACTACGACGTCCCCGCCTTCATGACACAATTTTTGAAGAAATGCGATTTTGAAAACAAAACGGTTATCCCCTTTGCTACATCCGGCTCAACGGACATCATCGCTACGCTGCAAACGCTGGAAACCGCTTGCGCCGGTGCCGTCGTCAGGCATCCGTTCATCTGCCGGCGTCGTGACGGTGACACCAGTAAGGCCTGGCTTGATGCCATTGAAAAGGAACTGTCTGAGTCCATATAG